The Neoasaia chiangmaiensis sequence CAGTTTCTCTACTGTCTGGCGCCCGATACCCCAGACGTCGCCGATCTCCGTCCGGGCATACCAGACCGCGCGGACCGCCGGGTCGGTGAGGTCGCAGAGCCCGTCCAGTTCGGCATGATCCTTGGCGAGGCCATTCGCCAGTTTGGCAATTGTCTTCGTCGGGCCCCAGCCGACGCAGGTGGGAATCTTCGCCTCATGCAATACGGCCTGTTGAATCCGGCGGCTCAGGCCATGCAGATCAGCACCCATGCCGGTGTAGTCGAGGAACATCTCATCAATCGAGTAAGGCTCGACCCGTGGCACATGCCCGCTCAGGACCTGAAACATGCGACGGCTCATATCGGCATAGAGCGCGTAGTTGCTCGAATACCAGACCACGGGCTTCGTCTCCGGGCGCTTGCGGGCCATATGCCACGGGTCGCCCATCTTGATGCCGATCAGCTTGGCCTCGCGCGTGCGGGCAATGGCGCAACCGTCGTTGTTGCTGAGCACGACGACCGGCAGGCGGCGCAGGCGCGGCTCGAAAGCGCGCTGACAGGAGCAGTAGAAGCTATTGCCGTCGATGAGCGCGAAGAGAGGCATTAGACATCGGTGCGGACAAGGCCGGACACAACCGCCCAGATTGAGACGTCTGTCGCCTCGTCCACGGCAATATCGGCACTGCCCGGCGTCGAGGTGCGCAGCCACCATTCGCCGTTGCGCTGGGTCAGTTCGCAGACGCGCAGTTCGTCGCCGACACTGGCAACGACCACGACGCCGGGACGAGGGGCAATCGCTGCATCGACCACAAGGATATCGCCATGCCGGATCGACCGGTTGAGCAAGACATCGCCCTCAACGCGGACCGGGTAGCGGCTGGGTCGGCGCAGATCCAGCGCCTCGCTCATCAGGTCGATCGTCCCTTCAATGTCGTCCGCCGCCGGTGACGCGAATCCCGTCGTCCTGTCGCCCTGATATGCCATGCTCATCGTTGTTGCCTCCCTCAGTGCGGGAACATAACGAGAACATGGCAGCGTGTGTCAAGCTGGTTGTTGTTTATCTGTTTGGCATTTGGCCACCAGCTACTGGAGGAACTCAAGCTATGGGGAAGGATTTTTATCTGCAAACCTCGCCCTTAGATCAAGCAATCCAGCGAGTCGTTTTGCGCAGTTTATTGCCAACGACTCGCTGAAATCTTAGGAAAACCTGGCTCCTTCTAAGCTGTGGGTCGCTGGTTCGAATCCAGCAGGGCGCGCCAGATTCTCCCGATGATAAAATTTCCTCACGACTCGCCTTTGTCGCATCAGCGCGTCGTTTCCTTCGTCCATGCGGCAATCGACAGGCGATGCGTTCGTGCCGATGACGGTGCGCCGGGGAAGGGGTCGATGCCCGTCACGCGATACAGGGCGGCAAGATCGACCTGATCGCAGGTCGGGTGCGTCGTGTTCTTGCAGACGATGACGCCGATGGCGTTCGCCGCCGGGTCGTAGGCGGCCTTCCAGACGGAGGACGGCACGCGCACGTCGTCGATGCCGATCGTGCCGCGATCTTCCCGGAAGGCAGGGCCGGTCACGACATAGATTTCACCGTCGCGCAGTGCCTGCTGTCGCACGGCGTGTTCGATATGATCCCATGCGCCGGAATTCAGTCGTGCGGATTGCGGCACGATGTTCGATAGGGCGTAGGTTTCGGCCCGTGCCTTCGGGTCCGGCATGTCGCCGCTCGGCGTCATGTGACCGCGTGACCAGCCGGAACGCTTGTAGTCGGCCAGTGTGGCGCGCGCCGCCATCGGCAGGCGGTCGTCGGGGTGGAAATCGTCTCGCCCATGCAGTGCGGTCGCGGCGCGCACGCTGGCGCGTGTCAGATGTTCGGCGGACCAGATCGGGTCGCGCGTCTCGGGCGAGACCTGAACGGCATAGGCGTGGTTGCAGAAGATCGGGCCGTCCTGCGCGACGCTCGGCAACCGGTCGGCAGGGCCGATGCCGGGACAACCTGCCGCCACGGCACCGAAAGGCATGACCGCCAATAGGAACACGAGACGTGACAGCATGCGGTCTAGCGACCGGCCCTGGTTAACATGGCGGTCGTCGAGCGCCCGGGCGTGAGCGTTGCCAGCAGGACCCTGCCGCCATGCGCCTCGACCACATCGGCGCCCACGACCTGATCGCGCGTGTAATCCGCGCCCTTCACCAGCACATCGGGCAACAGGCGTTGGATCAACGCAAGCGGTGTGTCCTCGTCGAACGCCGTCACGGCGTCCACATGGCGTAATGCGCCAATCACGGCCGCACGATCCGCCAACGGGTTGACCGGCCGGCTCGGGCCTTTCAGGCGCTGGACGCTGGCATCGGTGTTCAGCGCCACGATCAGGCGGTCACACGCAGCGCGGGCTTGCGTGAGCAGGGCGATATGGCCCGGATGCAGCAGATCGAAGCAGCCATTGGCAAAGCCGATCCGCAGGCCCTGCGCCCGCCATCGCTCCGCCAGTGCCGATGCGCCCTCGCGGTCCAGAAGGGGGCAATCGACCGGCGCCACACCATCGGCCGTGGTGTCCAGTTGGGCTTCGAGTTCGGCGGTGACCTCCTGAATGTCCGCCGTCGCGGTGCCGAGCTTGCCGACCACCACGCCCGCGGCGGCATTGGCGATATGCATGGCCTGCTCCAGTGAGGAGCCGGCGGCATGGGCCAGGGCCATGGTGGCGATCACCGTATCGCCCGCGCCGGAGACATCGAACACCTCGCGTGCCCGGCTCGGCACCGCACGGATGGGCGCCGCGCCTTCCACCAGGGCCATGCCGCGTTCCGAGCGTGTCGCCAGGATGGCGTCGGCGCCAGCCTGCGCCATGAGAAAACGCGCGGCCTGCTCGACCGCGTCGAGTGTCTCGGTGGGGAAACCGGCGGCCTGTCCGAGTTCGCGGGCGTTGGGCGTGATGCAGGTCGCGCCGTGGTAGCGTGTGAAATCCAGCGATTTCGGATCGACGAAGACGGGCGTTCCGCGTTGGCGCGCGGCGTCGATGACGACCGACAGGATATCGGGGTGGCACACGCCCTTGCCGTAATCGGAGACGATCACCGCCTGCGCCTCCGGCAGGGCTTGCAATGCCGCTTCGCGCAGCGCGGCCAGTTCCGGCGTGGTCAGCGGTGTCAGACTTTCCTCATCCGCGCGAATGACCTGCTGGTTGGCGGCGATGAAGCGTGTCTTGCAGGTGGTCGGCCGCGTGGCGCTGACGGTTGCGCGGTTCTCGATGCGTGCGGTTTCCGCCAGTAGTTGCCGCAATGCATGGCCCGGCGCGTCGTCGCCGGTCAGGCCGAGCAGGATCGCCCGACCGCCGAGGCTGCGGATGTTGTTGGCGACATTGCCGACGCCACCCGCCATCTCCCGCGTGCGCGTCAGGCGCAATACCGGCACGGGCGCTTCGGGCGAGATGCGTTCCATCGCGCCGTAGATGAAGCGATCGAGCATCAGATCGCCCAGGCACAGAACAGTGACGCGTGAGAAGTCCATGATGTTTATGGCTGGGCAGATGGCACGGGCCCGAAGCTCGCGACGACGTCCGCCAGGCCGTGCTGGCGAACCGTGCGAAGGCGCGCGGCCGTCAGCACAGCGCGCGCCTCGCTGACGGCGCGATCGAGTTCCTCGTTGACGATGACATGATCGAACTCCGCCCAATGCGACATCTCGTCGCGCGCCGCCGCCATGCGGCGGTCGATCTCCGCCGCATCGTCGGAGGCGCGGGACCGCAGGCGGCGCTCCAGTTCCGGGAGGGAGGGGGGCAGGACGAACAGGCTCACGACGTCATCGGGCAGGGCGTTGCGTAACAGGCGATGGCCCTGCCAGTCGATATCGAACACCATGTCCCGTCCGGCGGACAGCGCGGCTTCCACGGGGCCGCGCGGCGTGCCGTATCCCCGACCGAACACTTCCGCCCATTCGATGAGCTCACCGGTTTCGGCCATGTTCCGAAATGTCTCGATGTCGCGGAAATGATAATGCACGCCCTCGCGCTCGCCGGGGCGTGGCTGGCGTGTCGTGACCGAGACGGAATGGCTCAGTCGCGGCTCCGACGCGCGCAGGGCATTGGCGATGGTCGATTTCCCCGCGCCCGAAGGTGCGGAAATCACAAGACATACGCCGCGGCGGGCAATGAGCGTCATGCGCGGTTCTCTCCGAGTTTCCTGTCCGGGCCCTGACATACAAAATTCGCGTCGTTGCGTCACCTTGGCCGATTGCTTTTCGATTCGCTCCGGAGGGGCGCAATTAATTGCCTCGAATGAAAAAGGCTGAGTTTCCGCAATCTTATTTACGGAATGATAATTAAAATGACGTAGTTTGAATCATGAAGTCCGATGTGTTATCGTAAAAGAATGGATACCGAAATTATTGAAGGCAAAAAACCTTAGATGATTGATGTTCTATTTCGAGAGAAAAAAATAGATGAGAAAAGTATAAGATTTCTAAGAAATTCGATTAATGAAGTTCTTATTGTTGCAATAACGAATACAGATGGAATTATTGAAGGAGTCAATAAAAAATTTTGCGACATCAGCGGATATTCCGAAGAAGATTTAATCGGTAAAACCCATCGGGTCGTCAACTCAGGGTACCACAGTAAAAAGTTTTTCCAGAGAATGTATCGTACTATCAGTAGCGGTCATATCTGGCGGGGAAATATATGTAACAGGTCGAAAAGCGGTAACCTGTATTGGGTCGCGACGACGATCATTCCCAAAATAGGGGCCGATGGCCGCATTGAAGCCTATGTTGCCTATCGCTTCGATATCACCGCGGAAATCGAGGCACGCAATCAGATGAAACGTCTGGCGCGTCAGGATCCGCTGGTCGGTGTCCTGAACCGCATCGGCTTCAACTTGCACCTTGCGAGCGCCCTGCGACACCGGATCGACGACTCGGCGATGATCGTCCTGGTGATGCTCGATCTGGATAATTTCAAGGAAATCAACGATATATACGGCCATGGTGCCGGCGATGACGTCCTGCGGGAGATCACGTGTCGCATTACGGCGCAATGCGGCGATCATGCCGTCATCAGCCGTCTGGGGGGTGACGAATTCGCCCTGATCCTGCACGCGAAGCAGGATGCGCCGGATCTCGCCGGACGGCTGGACGATCTGCGGCACAACATCGAAAAGCCCATGAACATCGGTGACGTGCAGATCGCGATATTCACCAGTATCGGCTACGCGACAGGCGTGCCCGTGCTGACGGATGCCGAAAAGCTGATGAAGGAAGCGGATCTGGCATTGCTGGCCGCCAAGAAGGCCGGCGGCCACCGGACGGTGATGTTCGCGCCCGAGATGGGCATT is a genomic window containing:
- a CDS encoding LexA family protein, with translation MSMAYQGDRTTGFASPAADDIEGTIDLMSEALDLRRPSRYPVRVEGDVLLNRSIRHGDILVVDAAIAPRPGVVVVASVGDELRVCELTQRNGEWWLRTSTPGSADIAVDEATDVSIWAVVSGLVRTDV
- a CDS encoding DNA/RNA non-specific endonuclease, with the protein product MLSRLVFLLAVMPFGAVAAGCPGIGPADRLPSVAQDGPIFCNHAYAVQVSPETRDPIWSAEHLTRASVRAATALHGRDDFHPDDRLPMAARATLADYKRSGWSRGHMTPSGDMPDPKARAETYALSNIVPQSARLNSGAWDHIEHAVRQQALRDGEIYVVTGPAFREDRGTIGIDDVRVPSSVWKAAYDPAANAIGVIVCKNTTHPTCDQVDLAALYRVTGIDPFPGAPSSARTHRLSIAAWTKETTR
- the rfaE1 gene encoding D-glycero-beta-D-manno-heptose-7-phosphate kinase yields the protein MDFSRVTVLCLGDLMLDRFIYGAMERISPEAPVPVLRLTRTREMAGGVGNVANNIRSLGGRAILLGLTGDDAPGHALRQLLAETARIENRATVSATRPTTCKTRFIAANQQVIRADEESLTPLTTPELAALREAALQALPEAQAVIVSDYGKGVCHPDILSVVIDAARQRGTPVFVDPKSLDFTRYHGATCITPNARELGQAAGFPTETLDAVEQAARFLMAQAGADAILATRSERGMALVEGAAPIRAVPSRAREVFDVSGAGDTVIATMALAHAAGSSLEQAMHIANAAAGVVVGKLGTATADIQEVTAELEAQLDTTADGVAPVDCPLLDREGASALAERWRAQGLRIGFANGCFDLLHPGHIALLTQARAACDRLIVALNTDASVQRLKGPSRPVNPLADRAAVIGALRHVDAVTAFDEDTPLALIQRLLPDVLVKGADYTRDQVVGADVVEAHGGRVLLATLTPGRSTTAMLTRAGR
- the gmk gene encoding guanylate kinase, coding for MTLIARRGVCLVISAPSGAGKSTIANALRASEPRLSHSVSVTTRQPRPGEREGVHYHFRDIETFRNMAETGELIEWAEVFGRGYGTPRGPVEAALSAGRDMVFDIDWQGHRLLRNALPDDVVSLFVLPPSLPELERRLRSRASDDAAEIDRRMAAARDEMSHWAEFDHVIVNEELDRAVSEARAVLTAARLRTVRQHGLADVVASFGPVPSAQP
- a CDS encoding putative bifunctional diguanylate cyclase/phosphodiesterase, with the translated sequence MIDVLFREKKIDEKSIRFLRNSINEVLIVAITNTDGIIEGVNKKFCDISGYSEEDLIGKTHRVVNSGYHSKKFFQRMYRTISSGHIWRGNICNRSKSGNLYWVATTIIPKIGADGRIEAYVAYRFDITAEIEARNQMKRLARQDPLVGVLNRIGFNLHLASALRHRIDDSAMIVLVMLDLDNFKEINDIYGHGAGDDVLREITCRITAQCGDHAVISRLGGDEFALILHAKQDAPDLAGRLDDLRHNIEKPMNIGDVQIAIFTSIGYATGVPVLTDAEKLMKEADLALLAAKKAGGHRTVMFAPEMGIAALHRQMLMAEARDALRLGQFRIYYQPVINLHKGGVESCEALLRWHHPERGVLTPQVFSEVFQDFRLATGLGRFLRETVMRDLSRWRAEGVFAGSVAINLIMTDFEGDGLVHELAQLLDAHGLDSSSVILEVTETMFLSSGRAERVRRDLITLAERGFVIAFDDFGTGHASLTHLRELPLNYIKIDRSFVATMRTDERNRQIVIGIIELAHRLNLQVVAEGVEDEAQFRILRHFGCDAIQGYMFSRPIPMDKLPQSACRAADTLARLVSEPSDM